One stretch of Oncorhynchus keta strain PuntledgeMale-10-30-2019 chromosome 18, Oket_V2, whole genome shotgun sequence DNA includes these proteins:
- the ccdc153 gene encoding coiled-coil domain-containing protein 153 isoform X2, translated as MPPKKKKGKSNINKSKTKNKKTNEGGSELEEKYRRSALDVTVLRDHLALRGDVAQQAQSISHDLRSRMRDMEQELHHERLDRKDVNADLTRQHKTMQTDMTVKVKRLGGEAILLREQLDQCQEELRAERKAHEQLQQEKDTTIADLQNKLDDMETNYEKILHDTLDSLTSQLAEARLRWEHESTVVHQEYKELLSDFGLNSLDI; from the exons ATGCctccaaagaagaagaaagggAAAAGTAATATCAATAAGTCCAAGACCAAAAATAAGAAAACTAATGAGG GGGGAAGTGAATTGGAGGAGAAGTACAGACGAAGTGCATTGGATGTAACAGTTCTGAGGGACCATCTTG CTCTGCGAGGGGATGTGGCACAGCAGGCCCAGTCCATCAGTCATGACCTGAGATCTCGTATGCGGGACATGGAGCAGGAGCTCCACCATGAGAGACTGGACCGCAAAGACGTCAATGCAG ATCTCACCCGTCAGCATAAGACCATGCAAACAGACATGACGGTCAAAGTGAAAAGGCTGGGGGGCGAGGCCATTTTGCTGCGGGAACAGCTTG ATCAGTGTCAGGAGGAGTTGAGGGCAGAAAGGAAAGCGCATGAGCAGTTGCAGCAGGAGAAGGATACCACAATAGCTGACTTACAAAACAAACTGGACGACATGGAGACCAACTACGAGAAGATTCTGCAT GACACTTTGGACAGTTTGACCTCCCAACTGGCTGAGGCTCGACTGCGGTGGGAGCATGAGAGTACTGTTGTCCATCAGGAATACAAAGAGCTGCTCTCTGACTTTGGCTTGAACTCACTGGACATCTGA
- the ccdc153 gene encoding coiled-coil domain-containing protein 153 isoform X1, whose protein sequence is MPPKKKKGKSNINKSKTKNKKTNEGGSELEEKYRRSALDVTVLRDHLALRGDVAQQAQSISHDLRSRMRDMEQELHHERLDRKDVNADLTRQHKTMQTDMTVKVKRLGGEAILLREQLGKLLNTYQCQEELRAERKAHEQLQQEKDTTIADLQNKLDDMETNYEKILHDTLDSLTSQLAEARLRWEHESTVVHQEYKELLSDFGLNSLDI, encoded by the exons ATGCctccaaagaagaagaaagggAAAAGTAATATCAATAAGTCCAAGACCAAAAATAAGAAAACTAATGAGG GGGGAAGTGAATTGGAGGAGAAGTACAGACGAAGTGCATTGGATGTAACAGTTCTGAGGGACCATCTTG CTCTGCGAGGGGATGTGGCACAGCAGGCCCAGTCCATCAGTCATGACCTGAGATCTCGTATGCGGGACATGGAGCAGGAGCTCCACCATGAGAGACTGGACCGCAAAGACGTCAATGCAG ATCTCACCCGTCAGCATAAGACCATGCAAACAGACATGACGGTCAAAGTGAAAAGGCTGGGGGGCGAGGCCATTTTGCTGCGGGAACAGCTTGGTAAGCTATTGAACACAT ATCAGTGTCAGGAGGAGTTGAGGGCAGAAAGGAAAGCGCATGAGCAGTTGCAGCAGGAGAAGGATACCACAATAGCTGACTTACAAAACAAACTGGACGACATGGAGACCAACTACGAGAAGATTCTGCAT GACACTTTGGACAGTTTGACCTCCCAACTGGCTGAGGCTCGACTGCGGTGGGAGCATGAGAGTACTGTTGTCCATCAGGAATACAAAGAGCTGCTCTCTGACTTTGGCTTGAACTCACTGGACATCTGA
- the ccdc153 gene encoding coiled-coil domain-containing protein 153 isoform X3, whose translation MPPKKKKGKSNINKSKTKNKKTNEGGSELEEKYRRSALDVTVLRDHLALRGDVAQQAQSISHDLRSRMRDMEQELHHERLDRKDVNADLTRQHKTMQTDMTVKVKRLGGEAILLREQLGKLLNTYQCQEELRAERKAHEQLQQEKDTTIADLQNKLDDMETNYEKILHENDSQWDSQMALFSLYGALLGSHQK comes from the exons ATGCctccaaagaagaagaaagggAAAAGTAATATCAATAAGTCCAAGACCAAAAATAAGAAAACTAATGAGG GGGGAAGTGAATTGGAGGAGAAGTACAGACGAAGTGCATTGGATGTAACAGTTCTGAGGGACCATCTTG CTCTGCGAGGGGATGTGGCACAGCAGGCCCAGTCCATCAGTCATGACCTGAGATCTCGTATGCGGGACATGGAGCAGGAGCTCCACCATGAGAGACTGGACCGCAAAGACGTCAATGCAG ATCTCACCCGTCAGCATAAGACCATGCAAACAGACATGACGGTCAAAGTGAAAAGGCTGGGGGGCGAGGCCATTTTGCTGCGGGAACAGCTTGGTAAGCTATTGAACACAT ATCAGTGTCAGGAGGAGTTGAGGGCAGAAAGGAAAGCGCATGAGCAGTTGCAGCAGGAGAAGGATACCACAATAGCTGACTTACAAAACAAACTGGACGACATGGAGACCAACTACGAGAAGATTCTGCAT GAGAATGATTCCCAGTGGgattcccaaatggcactattTTCCCTGTATGGTGCACTACTTGGCTCTCATCAaaagtag